TGGGCCTGGGTCCCGCGCGCATCCTCTTCACGGTGCAGCTCCCGATCGCCTGGCCGGTGATCATGACCGGCATCCGCGTCGCGGCCCAGCTCACGGTCGGCATCGCGGCGATCGCCGCCTACGTCGCCGGCCCCGGCCTCGGCGAGTACATCTTCAAGGGGCTGAGCTCGCTCGGCTCGAAGAACGCGCTCAACTACGCCCTCACCGGCACCGTCGCCGTGATCATTCTCGCGCTCGTCCTCGACGGCATCCTCGTGCTCGTCTCCCGTCTCACCACCTCAAGGGGTCTCCGTGCCTGACACCACCACGAACACCGGCGTTCTCACCTCCCTCGCGGCGCAGCAGGGCGGGGTCGACATCGTCCTCGACAGCATCACCAAGCAGTACCCGGGTCAGCCGGCCCCCGCCGTCGAGAACTTCTCCCTGCGGGTCGAACCTGGCGAACTCGTCATGTTCGTCGGACCCAGCGGCTGCGGCAAGACGACGACCATGAAGATGATCAACCGCATCATCGAGCCGACCTCCGGGTCGATCCGCATCAACGGCGACGACGTGCTCTCACTCGACGGCAACGAGCTGCGCCGGCACATCGGCTACGTGATCCAGCAGATCGGACTGTTCCCGCACTTCACCATCGCCGAGAACATCGCGATCGTGCCCAAGCTGCTCGGCTGGTCGAAGGCACGCATCGCCGAGCGCGTCGACGAGCTGCTCCGCACCGTGCAGCTCGACCCCGGCACGTTCGCCCAGCGCTACCCGCGACAGCTCTCGGGCGGCCAGCAGCAGCGCGTCGGCGTCGCCCGCGCGCTCGCCGCCGATCCGCCGGTCATGCTCATGGACGAGCCGTTCGGCGCGACCGACCCGATCACGCGCGAGAAGCTGCAGGCCGAGTTCCTGCGACTCCAGGCCGACATCGGCAAGACCATCATCTTCGTCACACACGACTTCGAAGAGGCCATCCGCCTGGGCGACCGCATCGCGGTGCTCAGCGACCGCAGCCGCATCGAGCAGTTCGACACCCCGGCGCGCATCCTCGCCGAGCCGGCGAACGACTACGTGCGCTCCTTCATCGGGGAGGGCGCTGCGCTCAAGCGCCTCGCGCTGATCCCCGTGACCGACGCCCGGATCGGCGCGGCGGATGCCGGGGCGCCCGCCGCGACCGTCGACGAGCAGGCCTCGCTGCGCGAGGCTCTCGACACCCTCGTCGTGACGGGAGCGGCACGCGTGAACGTCACGCGTGGCGGCGCTGTCGTCGGGTCGATCGACCAGGCCTCGATCTCCGCGGCGCTGGGCGCCGAGCGCGCCGCCCGCCCCGTCGAGGAGGCCTGAGGTGACCGGCCCGCAGGTGGTGCCGTCAGCGACGACGGCGATGCAGACGCAGAGCGCTTCCCGGCGCGGCATGCCCGTGCTGCTGCGGCGCACGCTGCCGCTCATCGTCGTCGCGGCGGTGCTGCTGGTGACCTGGCTCTGGGTGTCGAGCCTCGACCTCGACTCGATCGAGAAGCGCACGCTCAACGCCGACTACATCGTCGCGCGCATCGGCGAGCACCTCGTGCTGTCGATCATCGCGTCGGTGCTCGTCGCCGTGCTCGCCATCCCGGCGGGCATCGCCGTGAGCCGTTCGCGGTCGAAGGCCTTCCGCGGCATCGTGATCGGCATCGCCAACATCGGACAGGCGACCCCCGCGATCGGCGTCGTGATCCTCCTAGCGATCGTCTGGCAGACCGGGTTCACCACCGCGCTCCTCGCGCTCGTGATCTACTCGTTCCTCCCGGTGCTGCAGAACACGATCGCCGGCCTCACCCAGGTCGATCCGAGCATCCGCGAATCCGCGAGGGGCATGGGGATGACGCCGGGGCAGGTGCTGCGCCGGGTCGAGCTCCCGCTCGCCTCGCCGGTGATCCTCGCGGGTCTGCGCACCGCTCTCGTCTTCGCGGTCGGCGTGGCCACCGTCGCGACGTTCATCAACGCCGGCGGCCTCGGCGACATGATCATCAACGGTCTCAAGCTCCAGCGATATCCCGTGCTCGTCGTCGGAGCCGTCCTCGTCGCCGCGATCGCCGTGCTCATCGATTGGGCCGCGGGCGTCGTGGAAGACATCGTCCGCCCCAAGGGCCTCTGACACACCGCACCCTTCCCGAAAGGAAACCCGCAATGAACACACGCACCCTCGCATCCGCCTCGGTGGCTCTCCTCGCCGCCGGCGCGCTCCTGCTCACCGGCTGCACCCCCGGCGCCGGCGGCGGCTCCGGCGCGAAAGGCGACGAGCTCGACGGTCTCACCGGTGAGATCGGCTCGAAGGACTTCTCGGAGCAGTACATCCTCGCGCACATGACCACCGAGCTCCTCAACGCCCACGGTGCCGACGTCGAGGCCAACACCAAGCTCGTCGGTTCGGCGAACGTGCGCCAGGCCCTGGAGAACGACCAGTTCCTCGGCTACTGGGAGTACACGGGCACGTCGTGGATCACCTACAACGGCAACACGACGCCGGTGCAGGGCGCCGAGGCGCAGTTCGACGCGGTCAAGGAGGCGGATGCCGAGAAGGGCATCGCGTGGCTCGACCCGGCGCCGTTCAACAACACCTACGCCTTCGCCATCCGTCAGAGCGAGGCCGACGAGCTGGGTGTGAAGACCCTGAGCGACGTGGCGGGCCTGCCCAGCGCCGATCAGACGTTCTGCATCGAGAGCGAGTTCTCCACACGTGACGACGGCTGGCCCGGACTCAAGGCCGCATACGGATTCGACGCCCCCGACGCGAACGTGACGATGCTCGACACCGGCGTCATCTACACCGCGGCGCAGAAGGGCGACGACTGCAACTTCGGCGAGGTCTTCCAGACCGACGGGCGCATCCCGGCCCTGGACCTCGTCGTGATGGAGGACGACAAGGAGTTCTTCCCCAGCTACCAGGGCGGCTTCACCCTCAAGCAGAGCACGCTGGACGACTACCCCGCCATCGCCGACGTGCTGGCCGAGCTGAGCCCGCTGCTGACCACCGAGGTCATGCAGGAGCTCAACGCCAAGGTCGATGTCGACGGTGAAGACCCCGAGGACGTCGCGATCGACTGGCTCGAAGAGCAGGGGCTCATCTGATGACCGCGACTCTTCAGCTGGGCGAGAGCTTCGTCGGCGACGGCGTGAACGCGGCGCACATCAACACGGTGCTCGGTCACAGGGACGGCCCGGCGGGAACGGCGTGGGCGACGGCCCTCGCCGGACCCAGCCAGGGACACGTGCCGTTCGTCGCCGTCCTGCGGCCGTCGCTCCCGGTGAAGCCCCTGACGCTGTTCGTCACGAAGGCCGCACCGGCGAGTGACGAGCACGGACTCCTCATCTGGGGACCCGCGCAGGCGGGCGTCGCCGCGGGCGTCGCGGATGCCGTCGCCGACGGAGTGATCCCGCGCGAGGCCGCCGACACGCACGCCCTCATCGCCGCCGTCTGGGTCAATCCCTCGGCCGACGACGCCGATGCCGTCTACCGCAACAACCGCGAGGCCACTCGCACTGCGCTCGCGAACGGCGCCGCCTCCCTGCCGCGCCTCGACGATGTTCTCGACGCGCGGCACGCGCCCCGCAACCCCTTCTACACCGCCCCCGACACCGACCCCGCTTCGAAGGACACGCACGACAGATGAGCTCTCCCACCCTCGCCCCCGATCCCGCGCGCACCGGGACCAGACCCACCGTCGGGTTCATCGGCCTCGGCAACATGGGCTCCGGCATGACCCGCAACCTGCAGGCGGCCGGATTCCCGCTCGTCGTCACCGACCTCCGCCGCGAGTCGGCGTCTGGCCTCATCGACGGCGGCGCGCAGTGGGCCGAGACCCCGCGCGAGGTCGCCGCAGCCAGCGACCTCGTCATCACGATGCTGCCGACGCCGAAGCACGTCGAGGCCGTGGCATCGGGCCCGGACGGGCTCGTCGCCGGCCTCGCCGACGGCGGCACCTGGATCGACATGTCCACCTCGGTGCCCGAGGTGCAGGCCGCGGTGCGCGCCGCGACGGCGGGGCGGGATCTGCATCTGCTCGACGCGCCCGTGAGCGGGATGTCGGTGGGTGCGGCCACGGGCACGCTGCAGATCTTCGTCGGCGGAGAGGCCGACGACGTGGAGCGTCTGCGTCCGGTGTTCGAGGCCATGGGCGACCCCGAGCGGATCCTCCACGTCGGCGGGCCCGGCGCCGGATACGCCGTGAAGCTCATGATCAACCAGCTGTGGTTCTCGCACCTCGTCGCGACGGCCGAAGTGCTGTCGGTCGGCGTGGCGGCCGGCGTCGACCTCGACGTGCTGCGCGACGCGCTCATCGCGAGCCCCGCGAACAGCACCTTCGTCTCGCGCGACGTGCTGTCGATCCTCGACCACGGCGACTACGACGAGGGCTTCGCCATCGCGCTCGCCTGCAAGGACCTCGGCCTGTCGGTCGACCTCGCCCGCTCCGTCGGAATGCCGGTGGAGCTGTCCTCGCTCGTCGAGCAGATCTTCCGCCGCGCACGCGCCCGCTACGGCGACAGCGCGGGGGAGATGACGCCGGTGCGCCTGTACGAGGAGCTGCTCGGCCGCGACCTGCGCCGGGAGGTGTCGGCATGACCGCCGCGCGCGAGGCCGAGGTCATCGCCTCCGTTCCCACCGGACTGCTGATCGGCGGTGAGTGGCGCGCCGCGGCATCCGGGGCGACGTTCCCCGTGCACGACCCCGCCACCGGAGAGGTGCTCGCCGAGGTCGCCGACGCGACGCCCGACGACGGCATGGCCGCGCTGGCCGCTGCCGCCGACGCCCAGGCGGCGTGGGCGGCGACCGCGCCGCGCACGCGGGGAGAGATCCTGCGCCGGGCCTTCGAGCTCGTGACGGAGCGGGCAGAGGACTTCGCCCTCGTCATGACGCTCGAGATGGGCAAGCCGCTCGCCGAGTCGCGTGCCGAGGTCGCCTACGGGGCGGAGTTCCTCCGGTGGTTCTCCGAGGAGGCTCCGCGCATCTCCGGTCGCTATGCCACCGCGCCCGACGGACGCAACCGCCTGCTCGTGGCGAAGCGGCCCGTCGGCCCGAGCCTGCTCATCACGCCGTGGAACTTCCCGCTCGCGATGGCGACGCGCAAGGTCGCCCCCGCCCTCGCGGCCGGATGCACCTCCGTGCTCAAGCCCGCCGCTCTCACTCCGCTGACCGCGCTGCTGTTCGCCGAGGTTCTCCGCGAGGCCGGCGTGCCGGACGGCGTCGTGAACGTCATCCCCACCAGCCGGGCCGGAGCGGTCACCGGGCCGCTCCTCACCGATCCTCGACTGCGCAAGCTGTCTTTCACGGGATCGACCGAGGTCGGCCGCCGCCTCATCGCCGACGCCGCCCACCAGGTGCTGCGCGTGTCGATGGAGCTCGGCGGCAACGCACCGTTCCTCGTGTTCGACGACGCCGACCTCGATGCCGCCGTCGAGGGCGCGCTGCTCGCCAAGCTGCGCAACGGCGGTGAGGCCTGCGTCGCCGCGAACCGCTTCCTCGTGCACGAGAGCATCGCGGAGGAGTTCACCGCGCGCCTGGTCGCGCGCATGGGCGCGTACGTCAGCGCCCGCGGCACGGAGCCCGACTCGACGCTCGGGCCGCTCGTCGACGACGCGACGAGGCAGAAGGTGTCCGACCTCGTGTCCGGCGCGCTCGAAGACGGCGCTCGCCTCGCGCTCGGCGGGCGCGTCCCCGAGGGTCCGGGGTACTTCTATCCCGCCACGGTTCTCGCGGACGTGCCCCATGACGCCCGCATCCTGCAGGAGGAGATCTTCGGACCCGTGGCCCCGATCACCGTGTTCCGCGACGAGGACGAGGCCGTGCGCCTCGCCAACGCCAGCGAGTACGGGCTCGTGTGCTTCGCGTACACGCGCGACCTCGATCGTGCCCTCCGTCTCGCCGAACGCCTCGAGACGGGGATGTTCGGGCTCAACACCGGCCTCGTCTCCAACCCCGCGGCGCCCTTCGGCGGCGTCAAGCAGTCGGGCATCGGCCGCGAGGGCGGACTCGAGGGGATCGACGAGTACCTCGAGACCACGTACATCGGCATCTCCGATCCCTTCGCCCGCCCCGCACTCTGAAGGAGCCTTCGTGCACATCACCGACTTCTCCCTCGATCACTTCTCCCTGCGCGGCAGGAGAGCGATCGTCACAGGGGGGAACACCGGCCTCGGCCAGGCGTTCACCCTGGCCCTCGCCAAGGCGGGCGCCGACGTGTTCGTCCCGACGCTGTTCGACGACGGCGGCGAGACGGCCGCTCTGCTGGCCGAGGAGGGTGCGGGCTATCGCGAGCTGCGCATCGACATCACCGAAGAGGGAGCGCCCGCTCGCGTCATCGAGGGGTGCGCCGAGGCCTTCGGGGGAGTGGACGTGCTCGTCAACTCCGCCGGGATCAGCCGCATCGCCGACGTCACCGAGTTCGGCCGCGAGCGGTGGGACCCGATGATCGCCGTCAACCTCACCGCGGCGTTCGAGATGTCGCACGAGGCGGCGAAGCGCATGATCCCGCAGGGGTCGGGAAAGATCATCAACATCGCCTCGCTGTTCTCCTTCCTCGGCGGCATCGGCTCGCCCGCGTACGCCGCGACCAAGCACGGGATCGTCGGGCTGACCAGGGCGTACGCCGACGAGCTCGGCGGGCACGGCATCCAGGTGAACGCCATCGCCCCCGGCTACTTCGCCACGCCGATCACGGCGGAGACGCGCGCCGATGCCGACGCCAACCGGCGCATCGTCGACCACACCCCGGCGGGGAGGTGGGGGGATGTCGCGGACCTCATGGGGGCGACCGTCTTCCTCGCCAGCCCCGCCTCCGACTTCGTCAACGGGCACGTGCTGTCCGTCGACGGCGGCTACCTGGTGCGCTGACCGCGGCGCCCGACGAACGAACGAACAGGACATTCCCATGGTTGCTTCACGATCCTCCCTTTCGCGCGAGCAGATCGTCGCCCGGCTTCAGCAGCTCCTCGGCGCCGACCGGGTCGAGACCGAGGCGCAGGCGCTCCGAGAGGCGAGCGTCGACCGCTTCAAGAAGTACACCGCCGTGCACGGCATCTTCGACGGACCGATCCCGGCGGCGATCGTCTACGCGCACTCGACGGCCGACGTCTCGGCGATCCTCGCCTTCGCCGACGAGAACCTCGTGAACGTCGTCCCCCGCACGGGCCGCACCGCGACGGAGGGCGGGCTCGAGACGGTCGTCGAAGACTCCATCGTGCTCGACGCCTCGAGGATGGACGCGATCATCGAGATCGACCCCGTCGACATGATGGTCACCGCGCAGTGCGGAGTGCCCCTGCAGGTGCTCGAGGACACGCTGCGGGCTCAGGGCCTTACCACGGGGCACTCGCCGCAGTCGAAGCCGCTCGCTCAGATGGGCGGCCTCGTCGCCACGCGCTCGATCGGGCAGTTCTCCACGCTGTACGGCGGCATCGAAGACATGGTCGTGGGGCTGGAGGCGGTCCTGCCCGACGGCGAGGTCGTGCGCATCAAGAGCGTGCCCCGCCGTGCGGCCGGTCCCGACATCCGCCACATGGTGATCGGCAACGAAGGCGCGCTGGCCGTCATCACCGAGGTCACTGTGAAGGTGTTCACCTACCAGCCCGAGAACAACCGCTTCCTCGGGTACCTCGTCGACTCGCTGCCGGCCGGCGTCGCGGGTCTCCGCGAGATCGTCGTGGCCGGCTACCGTCCGTCGGTCGCGCGCGCGTACTCCGAGGAGGATGCCGCGCAGCACTTCTCGCACTTCGCCGAGGGCAAGGCCGTGGTCGTCGTCGTGGCCGAGGGACCGAAGGGTGTCGCGGATGCCACCGCCGCCGGCGTCGAGGAGATCTTCGCCCGGATCCCGCATGAGAAGGTCGATCCCGCCCTCATCGCGCAGTGGTTCGACAACCTTAACTGGGGGCAGGACAAGATCGACGCCGAGAAGCGCGAGATGCTCGAGAAGGCGCACCTCGGCTACACCACCGAGGTCTCCATCGACTGGTCGGGGGTCGAGGAGCTCTTCGCATCGGTCATGCGCCGGGCGCGGACGGAGTTCCCGCGCGCCGCCGACCTGACGATGCTGGGCGCGCACTCGTCGCACAGCTATCAGACCGGCACGAACCTGTACTTCGTCTACGACTACGACATCTCCTGCGAGCCGCGCGAGGAGATCACCGAGTACCACGTGCCGCTCAACGCGATCATCGTCGAGGAGGCGCTCAGGCTCGGCGGGTCGATGGTCCATCACCACGGCATCGGCAAGTACCGCACCCCCTGGACCCACGAGGAGCACGGCAGCGCGTACCGGTTGCTGCGCGTGCTCAAGGACGGGCTCGACCCGCGCGGCATCATGAACCGCGGAACGATCTACCCGCTCGACGAGTCCGAGACGGCGACGGCGCGGTGAGCGCGCCGGCGGCGGGCTTCGTCGTCGCGATCGACAACGGCTCGCAGAGCACCAAGGTGCTCATCGTCGACGCTGCGGGCACCGTGCATGCGAGCGCGAGGGTCGCGCTGCGCCCGTACTCGTCGCCGGCACCGGGGCGCTGGGAGCATCCCGGCGACGACCTCTGGGACTCGATCGTCGCCGCCACCCGCGCCGCCGTGGCGGGCTTCGGCGGCGATCCGCGCGAGATCCGGGGGATCGGTCTCTGCACGATCCGGTTCTGCCGGGCGGTGTTGCGGGCCGACGGGACGCTCGCCCAGCCCGTGATGAGCTGGATGGACGAGCGCCTGCCTCGCGCATACGAACGCGAGAGCGACGACGCCGTGTACGTGACGACGTCGTCGGGCTACATCGGCCATCGCCTGACGGGGCAGCGCACGGATGCCGCGGGCAACGTGCAGGGCACGTGGCCGATCGACACGGAGCGGTGGGCGTGGAGCCGGGATGCCGAGGACTATGCCCGTACGGGCATGGACCCGTCGATGCTGTTCGACCTCGTCGCGCCGGGCGAGGCGCTGGGGATGCTGACCGCCGAGGCCGCGGCGGTGCTGGGGCTCCCCGCGGGCATCCCCGTCATCGCGACGTCGAACGACAAGGCCGTCGAAGCGCTCGGCGCGGGACTCCGCGACCCGGAGGACGCGCTGCTGTCGCTCGGCACCTACGTCGCGACGATGACGCCGGGCGATCGCCCGGTGCCGCCGCATCCCGACGTCTGGACGAACTTCTCGTCGCGGCCCGGAGGCTACCTCTACGAGAGCGCCGGGGTGAGGCGGGGCATGTGGACGGTCAGCTGGTTCCGTGACCTCGTCTCGGGCGGGGCGGAGGGCGTCAGCGAGGAGGGGCTCAACCGCGGTGCCGAGTCCGTGCCGGCCGGTGCGGGCGGACTCGTGGCCGCGCTCGACTGGCTCGCTCCCGCCGACGAGCCCTGGCGTCGCGGCGCCCTGGTCGGATTCGACGGCACGCAGGGGCGCTTCCACGTCTACCGCGCGATCCTCGAGGCGCTCGCGATCGAGTCCGAAGCGGGCGACGAGCGGGCGCGGCGCGCCCTGGGTCGCGCGCGTCGGCGCCTCGTCGTCACGGGCGGCGGAAGCGGGTCCGCGCTCATGCGGCAGATCCTCGCCGCCGTGTACGGCGTGCCGGTGCGCACGCCGCGGGTGCACGACGCGGCGGGTATGGGAGCGGCGATCTGCGCGGCCGTCGGCACGGGGCTGCACCCGACGTGGGATGCGGCGGTCGACGCGATGGTGGCGGTGGGCACGGAGGTCGCGCCGGAACCGCACCTCGTCAGCGCCTACGCCGAGGTGCGGCAGACGTATGCGCGGGTGATCCCCCGCATACGTCTGCTCTTCGCGGACTGACCACTCAGCGCCAGAGCAGCCCCATGCCCGCGTTGGCGAGCGTCAGCACGCCCACGAGCCAGAACACGCCGGCGGGCACCGCCTCGCCGCGCTTCTGGCGGGCCGACCCGATGCCGAGCATCGCGCCGATGACGAGGAGCACGACGAGCTTCACGCCGATCTTCACGTAGTTCAGGTCGTACGAGATGCCCCACGGGGCGGCGAGGGCGAGGCCGGCGAGTCCGGCGATGGCCAACCCGTAGTCCATCACGCGTGTGAACTTCCGCGTGCCGCCGAACGCCTGGGCCGCCCAGGCGCCGAACAGCACGGCGAAGCCGATGAGGTGCACGAACACGACGACCAGACGCAGAGTCTCCATGCCCTCACCGTAGCGCCGCCGATATTCCACCGCCAGCAAGGCGAGCCTCAGCATCGTCCGTGGATGAGCGGCCCGCCGGTGGGTCTCAGCCGCGCAGCTCCCTGGTCACCAGGGCGGTGCGCAACGCGGCGTCCGCGGCCTCGGCGCCCTTGTCCTCCGTCGAACCGGGGAGGCCGGCGCGATCGAGGCCCTGCTGCTCGTCGTCGAGGGTGAGCACCCCGAAGCCCACCGGCTTGCCCGCGTCCAGCGAGACGCGGGTGAGCCCGTCGGTGGTCGCCGCCGCGACGTAGTCGAAGTGCGGGGTGCCGCCGCGGATGATCACGCCCAGCGCGACGACGGCGTCAGCCCCGCCGGCGAACGCCGCCTGCGCGGCGACGGCGAGCTCGAAGGAGCCGGGCACGCGCACGAGACGGTGGCTCGCCGAGGCCTCGTCGAGCACGCGCTGCGCTCCGGCGATGAGGCCGTCGGTGATCGTCTCGTGCCAGGTGCCGGCGACGATCACGACGTTCAGCCCGCGTGCGTCGATGTTCCCGGTCTTCGGTGCTCCTGCGCCGCTCATTCGTGTTCCTTTCCGTCGGCGAGGGCCTCTGCGAGCTCCTCCGCTCCGATGATGTGACCCATGCGGTCACGCTTGGTCTCGAGGTACTGGTGGTTGTTCGGTCCCACGCCGACGATCAGCGGCACCTGCTCGATCACGTCGAGGCCGAGCTCACGCAGCTGCGCGACCTTGTCGGTGTTGTTCGTGAGCAGGCGCACCTTCGAGATGCCGAGGTCGGTGAGGATGCCGGCCGCGGCGGCATACTCGCGGGCGTCGGCGGGGAGCCCGAGCGCGAGGTTGGCGTCGACCGTGTCGAGCCCCTCCTCCTGAAGGCTGTAGGCCCGCAGCTTGTTGATGAGGCCGATGCCGCGCCCCTCGTGCCCGCGCATGTAGATCACGACGCCGCCCTCCTTCTCGATCGCGTCGAGGGCCGCGTCGAGCTGCGGGCCGCATTCGCACTTCAGCGAGCCGAAGGCCTCGCCGGTGAGGCACTCCGAGTGCACGCGTACGAGCGCGGTGTCACCGGGTTCGCCTGACACGACGGCGATGTGGTCGGTGCCGCTCACACGGTCCTTGTAGGCGAGGAAGCGGAAGGTGCCGTGTGAGGTCGGCACCGTCGCGTCAGCACGCAGGCTCACGCGGCGCCCCGGGGTGGTCACGGCGCCCTGCGGGTCGATCTCGTTGAGGTGCGCGATCAGCTGCTCGATCGTGATGACGGGCACGCCCGCGCTCTCGCCCAGCTCGAGGAGTCCCGGCATCCGCATCATGCTTCCGTCCTCGGCGACCACCTCGGCGATCGCGCCGACCGGACGCAGGCCGGCGAGCTTCATGAGTTCGACAGCCGCCTCGGTGTGCCCGCTGCGCTCCCGCACACCGCCGTCGACGGCTCGCAGCGGCAGCACGTGACCGGGGCGGATGAGATCGTGCGCGGTGGACGACGGGTCCGCCAGCACGTTGAGGGTGCGCGCGCGGTCGTGCGCGCTGATGCCGGTGGTCACGCCCACGGCCGCGTCTACGCTCACGGTGTACGCCGTCGAGCGCGCGTCCTCGTTGGCGGCGACCATGGGCTGCAGGTTCAGCGCATCCGCGAGGTCGGCGGGCATCGGCGCGCAGAGGAAACCGGACGACCAGCGCACCGTCCAGGCGACCCACTCGGGCGTGGCGAGTTCGGCGGACAGGATGACGTCGCCCTCGTTCTCGCGGTTCTCGTCGTCGGCGACGATCACGGGGCGGCCGGCGCGCAGCGACTCGAGCGCTGCGGGGATGGTGGACAGGCTCATCGCGAGCCTCCTTCCGGTGCGGAACGGAACGCGAGCAGGCGCTCGACGTGCCGGGCCAGGATGTCGGTCTCGAGGTTGACGCGGTCGCCCACGGCGCGCGAGCCGAGGATCGTCGCCGCCAGGGTCTCGGGGATGAGCGAGACCTCGAACCAGGCGTCGGCCGCGTCGGCGGGACTCACGGCGCTCACGGTGAGCGACGTGCCGTCGACCGCGATCGAGCCCTTGTCGACGACGAGCGGGGCGAGGTCGGCCGGCAGCGAGATGCGCAGCACGCTCCACTGGTCTCCTGGGCGCACCTCCAGCACGGTGCCGGCGCCGTCGACGTGGCCCTGCACGATGTGGCCTCCGAGGCGTGCGCCCACCGGCATGGCCTTCTCGATGTTGACGCGGGTGCCGACGGTCGCGGAGCCGATCGCTGCGACGTCGAGCGTCTGCTTCATGACGTCGGTGTCGAACGTGTCGGCGGTCGAGCCGACGACCGTGAGACACACCCCGGACACCGCGATCGACTCGCCGTGCACGGCATCCGCTGCCGCCTTCGGGGCGCGCACGGTCAGGCGCCACCCGTCTCCTGAGGGGACGATGGCGGTGATCTCGCCGATCTCCTCGATGATCCCGGTGAACATCAGTCAGCTCCTTCGGTGGGAGAGTCGGTCGCGGTCGCGGGGTGGGCGATCGCGAGGAGGTCTGGTCCGAGCGGCACCCATTCGTCGATCTCGAGCCGAAGGGCGCGGTCGATCGAGGGGATGCCGAGGTCGGTGAGAGCGAGACGGTCGCCGCCCAGCAG
This Microbacterium sp. XT11 DNA region includes the following protein-coding sequences:
- a CDS encoding ABC transporter ATP-binding protein, with translation MPDTTTNTGVLTSLAAQQGGVDIVLDSITKQYPGQPAPAVENFSLRVEPGELVMFVGPSGCGKTTTMKMINRIIEPTSGSIRINGDDVLSLDGNELRRHIGYVIQQIGLFPHFTIAENIAIVPKLLGWSKARIAERVDELLRTVQLDPGTFAQRYPRQLSGGQQQRVGVARALAADPPVMLMDEPFGATDPITREKLQAEFLRLQADIGKTIIFVTHDFEEAIRLGDRIAVLSDRSRIEQFDTPARILAEPANDYVRSFIGEGAALKRLALIPVTDARIGAADAGAPAATVDEQASLREALDTLVVTGAARVNVTRGGAVVGSIDQASISAALGAERAARPVEEA
- a CDS encoding ABC transporter permease, which codes for MQTQSASRRGMPVLLRRTLPLIVVAAVLLVTWLWVSSLDLDSIEKRTLNADYIVARIGEHLVLSIIASVLVAVLAIPAGIAVSRSRSKAFRGIVIGIANIGQATPAIGVVILLAIVWQTGFTTALLALVIYSFLPVLQNTIAGLTQVDPSIRESARGMGMTPGQVLRRVELPLASPVILAGLRTALVFAVGVATVATFINAGGLGDMIINGLKLQRYPVLVVGAVLVAAIAVLIDWAAGVVEDIVRPKGL
- a CDS encoding glycine betaine ABC transporter substrate-binding protein, with the protein product MNTRTLASASVALLAAGALLLTGCTPGAGGGSGAKGDELDGLTGEIGSKDFSEQYILAHMTTELLNAHGADVEANTKLVGSANVRQALENDQFLGYWEYTGTSWITYNGNTTPVQGAEAQFDAVKEADAEKGIAWLDPAPFNNTYAFAIRQSEADELGVKTLSDVAGLPSADQTFCIESEFSTRDDGWPGLKAAYGFDAPDANVTMLDTGVIYTAAQKGDDCNFGEVFQTDGRIPALDLVVMEDDKEFFPSYQGGFTLKQSTLDDYPAIADVLAELSPLLTTEVMQELNAKVDVDGEDPEDVAIDWLEEQGLI
- the fae gene encoding formaldehyde-activating enzyme produces the protein MTATLQLGESFVGDGVNAAHINTVLGHRDGPAGTAWATALAGPSQGHVPFVAVLRPSLPVKPLTLFVTKAAPASDEHGLLIWGPAQAGVAAGVADAVADGVIPREAADTHALIAAVWVNPSADDADAVYRNNREATRTALANGAASLPRLDDVLDARHAPRNPFYTAPDTDPASKDTHDR
- a CDS encoding NAD(P)-dependent oxidoreductase, with the protein product MSSPTLAPDPARTGTRPTVGFIGLGNMGSGMTRNLQAAGFPLVVTDLRRESASGLIDGGAQWAETPREVAAASDLVITMLPTPKHVEAVASGPDGLVAGLADGGTWIDMSTSVPEVQAAVRAATAGRDLHLLDAPVSGMSVGAATGTLQIFVGGEADDVERLRPVFEAMGDPERILHVGGPGAGYAVKLMINQLWFSHLVATAEVLSVGVAAGVDLDVLRDALIASPANSTFVSRDVLSILDHGDYDEGFAIALACKDLGLSVDLARSVGMPVELSSLVEQIFRRARARYGDSAGEMTPVRLYEELLGRDLRREVSA
- a CDS encoding NAD-dependent succinate-semialdehyde dehydrogenase — its product is MTAAREAEVIASVPTGLLIGGEWRAAASGATFPVHDPATGEVLAEVADATPDDGMAALAAAADAQAAWAATAPRTRGEILRRAFELVTERAEDFALVMTLEMGKPLAESRAEVAYGAEFLRWFSEEAPRISGRYATAPDGRNRLLVAKRPVGPSLLITPWNFPLAMATRKVAPALAAGCTSVLKPAALTPLTALLFAEVLREAGVPDGVVNVIPTSRAGAVTGPLLTDPRLRKLSFTGSTEVGRRLIADAAHQVLRVSMELGGNAPFLVFDDADLDAAVEGALLAKLRNGGEACVAANRFLVHESIAEEFTARLVARMGAYVSARGTEPDSTLGPLVDDATRQKVSDLVSGALEDGARLALGGRVPEGPGYFYPATVLADVPHDARILQEEIFGPVAPITVFRDEDEAVRLANASEYGLVCFAYTRDLDRALRLAERLETGMFGLNTGLVSNPAAPFGGVKQSGIGREGGLEGIDEYLETTYIGISDPFARPAL
- a CDS encoding SDR family oxidoreductase, with the translated sequence MHITDFSLDHFSLRGRRAIVTGGNTGLGQAFTLALAKAGADVFVPTLFDDGGETAALLAEEGAGYRELRIDITEEGAPARVIEGCAEAFGGVDVLVNSAGISRIADVTEFGRERWDPMIAVNLTAAFEMSHEAAKRMIPQGSGKIINIASLFSFLGGIGSPAYAATKHGIVGLTRAYADELGGHGIQVNAIAPGYFATPITAETRADADANRRIVDHTPAGRWGDVADLMGATVFLASPASDFVNGHVLSVDGGYLVR
- a CDS encoding FAD-binding oxidoreductase, which gives rise to MVASRSSLSREQIVARLQQLLGADRVETEAQALREASVDRFKKYTAVHGIFDGPIPAAIVYAHSTADVSAILAFADENLVNVVPRTGRTATEGGLETVVEDSIVLDASRMDAIIEIDPVDMMVTAQCGVPLQVLEDTLRAQGLTTGHSPQSKPLAQMGGLVATRSIGQFSTLYGGIEDMVVGLEAVLPDGEVVRIKSVPRRAAGPDIRHMVIGNEGALAVITEVTVKVFTYQPENNRFLGYLVDSLPAGVAGLREIVVAGYRPSVARAYSEEDAAQHFSHFAEGKAVVVVVAEGPKGVADATAAGVEEIFARIPHEKVDPALIAQWFDNLNWGQDKIDAEKREMLEKAHLGYTTEVSIDWSGVEELFASVMRRARTEFPRAADLTMLGAHSSHSYQTGTNLYFVYDYDISCEPREEITEYHVPLNAIIVEEALRLGGSMVHHHGIGKYRTPWTHEEHGSAYRLLRVLKDGLDPRGIMNRGTIYPLDESETATAR